A window of the bacterium genome harbors these coding sequences:
- the menD gene encoding 2-succinyl-5-enolpyruvyl-6-hydroxy-3-cyclohexene-1-carboxylic-acid synthase yields the protein MFTESLNHVWSRAVVEELVRCGCTRWLLSPGSRNTPLVLAADANERAECEVLIDERGAAFKALGWASATGRAAVLVCTSGTAVANYLPAVVEASRSATPLIVLSADRPVELREAGANQTIDQVGIFSSYTRWSFDLAAPRGDVPLASVLTAVDQLAYRAHRWPAGPVQLNCQFAEPLAPEPPAPGPP from the coding sequence GTGTTCACGGAATCCCTCAACCATGTCTGGTCGCGCGCCGTGGTCGAGGAGCTCGTGCGCTGCGGCTGCACGCGCTGGCTGCTGTCGCCCGGTTCGCGCAACACGCCCCTGGTGCTGGCGGCCGACGCGAACGAGCGCGCCGAATGCGAGGTGCTGATCGATGAGCGGGGCGCCGCGTTCAAGGCGCTCGGTTGGGCCAGCGCGACCGGGCGGGCCGCCGTGCTGGTCTGTACCTCCGGGACGGCTGTCGCCAACTACCTGCCCGCCGTCGTCGAGGCGAGCCGATCGGCGACGCCGCTGATCGTGTTGTCGGCCGATCGCCCGGTCGAACTGCGCGAGGCCGGCGCGAACCAGACCATCGACCAGGTCGGCATCTTCTCCTCCTACACGCGCTGGTCCTTCGATCTGGCCGCGCCGCGCGGCGACGTGCCGCTGGCCTCGGTGCTCACGGCGGTCGACCAGCTGGCGTATCGCGCCCACCGCTGGCCGGCCGGCCCGGTCCAGCTGAACTGCCAGTTCGCAGAGCCGCTGGCGCCGGAGCCGCCCGCGCCCGGTCCGCCGT